DNA sequence from the Xenopus tropicalis strain Nigerian chromosome 4, UCB_Xtro_10.0, whole genome shotgun sequence genome:
CCCAAACAAAGACTTTTGCAGCCACTTTCCTCAGCTGGTCATGAGTCTTCTTTCTGACCCACCACAGGCACTAGGCTACCATGAAGCAGAGTTTCCTCAAACTGTGTTAAGTTTATTTATGGAGAGTCCCAAATGAATTTCCTGTTTCTACATTAAAGATTCAGGGTCTGATTTAGAAACACAGGCACTATTTTGCACCATTGCATTTACCCATTGTAACCAATAAGAACTCTGCATTCATTTTCTTACTGTtcaaagctaattactgattggtggATACTGGCGACTACCCCTGAGCAGTTCAGCATCTAATGTCTGCTAGTAGTTGAACCCTTCAGTCTCTTCTACTGCTACAATGCATACAGTAATTGCATGCTCATGTTGAACTGCATCCATCACAACTTGCAAGCAATTTGCCAAGCAGATATTGTTGCATCCATATTGGTGCATCACATGCAAGTTGAGATGGACACAACTTAGTGTgctgtagaaaaaaaatgtacagcatCCAGTTAGGAGGActgattataccttagttgggattaagtacaagctactgttttattattatagagaaaaaggaaatcatttaaaaaatataattattgattataatagagtctatgggagatggccttcccataatttgtagcattctgggtaataggtttctggataaccagtcccatacctgtatatacacccatttattgtatagtGCTATGGAATTTGTTAGCGCTTTATTAATAcgggtatggtacctgttattcagaatactcagaacctggggttttctggatagggggtctGCCTGTAGACTGGAACTCCAaaccttaaggctgctaaaaaattatttaaacattaagtaaacccaaaaggattgttttgcctccagtaaggattaatcataGTTGCGATCATGTACATGGTACTGTTAGATTATTGGTGGAGTCTATTAAAGATGCCCTTCAGTGATTTAGAACAAGATTTGGGACCTGCAcacattaatataataataaagagtACAGAAGCAAATTACACATACACTTTGAATGGCTTGAGGCTGTGTCCATACACAGAGAATAATAAATAGAATTCTATGAGACATACTGGATTGTGCCAGATGGTTTTCTATCAGGTGCTTCTCCTTTTCTCGTGGAAGTGGCATTAGGAAGcatattaattacttttataatgGAATTACTGCACATATGGACAGTCAGGGGACAAATATCTGGCTTACCCTGGCACCCAGCACACAGCCTGCAATACAACAGCAATACTCACCCCTAACTATACTGCCTGCGTGCTCAGCATTTCCAATGTATGAGAACAATCAAACATGGACCTTGATATTCTTCAGTTTACAGGAGATGCTGAATGTTGTAGTTTAACTTTTGGCTAAGTTTCATGGCAGTATCCTTGTTATGAGATGTGGGTTAGTCTGAAGACCAATCAGGGTGCTTATTGAATACCCCTAGATCTATAGCAGAGTGGGTGTTACACCACTATTACCCTATATCTTTTTAGTTTATTAGTGTTAAGAACTAAAAGGACCCAGTCTGAAGGTcattttatttgatatttgaGGTTGGTGCTTATTTATTGCCCAGAATATCCCTGAAACTATAAAAGATTGTTAGACCATTATTAATTACATGTGCTCCAGTTCTGATATGTCATTCAGTGGATGTAGCTCATAAAAGGGTGCTGTGCATGGGTGGTCTGATGCTTTGGCACTGATCATTAAGGGCTAAAGGAGTATAAATAAGCAGATTTGAAACACCACACCACTTGGTAGAATAGTACACTGTGTAAAAGTCACACATAGTTATACAACCATGTAATGAATTTTGCTGTATGTGTGACTGAGTGTAAAATTCTCATATTTAAATCTGCAGCCCTGCTTGTTGTGTTATTTGTACTAGCTGTTTATCTATATTAGCTGCTGTCTTATGTTCCAGGTCCAAAAAATACTGATCAGTAACAGATTTGgttagatagatggatatagatagatgatagatagatagacagacagacagacagacagacagacagacagacagacagatagatagatagatagatagatagatagatagatagatagatagatagatgcaatTATTTTGCAAGCCTTCTAAAGGCTGAATGAATTGAATGCAATCGTGGGAGATATTCTAAGCAAAAAAGACTAAGGATGATAGGATTTTAGATGAGTTAAAATATGATTTATTAGCCATGGCCCTGCATTATTCCCAAGGGAAGACAATTCCATCATAGTTTCCATATCCTTCAAAGACTATGCATTGTTCAGGGACGGAACAGATCATTCTCTGGGTGTGTTGGCTGATGAGAAAATATTATAATTTTCACCTGAATGACATTTTAGAGATGACAGGATTGGCAGATACAATATTGGATTCATTGGATTCATTGGATTCATTGGATTCATTGGATTCATTGGATTCATTGGATTCTTGCTCACTTGGAGCCCTAGACTCACAAATCCCAGGAGGCCCTCTGTTCCATATACACAGCATACTAACAACTATTTCTAATGAACAAGAAATGCTTCCATATTATAATTGATCAAGCGTAGACATTAAGCATTTTGTTGCACCACCGGTTAATAATATAACTGTTAAATATAGGAGTGTTTATTGGTGCTCTGTAGTTAAAGCCACACATCGAATTGACATTACCACTAAAACCTACTCTACATTAAACCATAGTTCCTCTACCATGGAGCAAGAGGAAACCAAAGgtaaaaactgttttttgtaCTATAACATACAGAAAATAATCTTTTATTACCAAAATTCAGTGGAATATTCCTTTGCAAATAAGGTGCATGTGGTCAAACACAATGTGACACTGCCACCTACTGGCAAGAGGGTGCATCGTTCCAACAGCCTTTAAGCATTTGTCCCATGTTACCATTAACAACCAAATACAAATGGTGTCTTAGCAACTAACTGCAGCGGAACATGAAACTAAATCTGAAAAGAATACAGTGATCTGGCAGCTGGCAATGTGCGTCTGTAAGTACCGTGGATGCAACAGATAAAGGTGAGAGTGTGTGGGGACTGAGGCaggttaaattatattatattaatgtcCACATAAAGACACTTATAGAGCTGACACATATTATTTACATGGGCAATGACAGAAACAGTGTGTATCTGCTCTTATGGCAAGTGAGCAAATGAGAGACACTtgacaaaaacaaatatttgactCGATGTGCTGCACAAGCGCTAGTCCTACAGATGAGCTGACAGGCGCTGCAGTGCTTTATACTGAGCCTTTGCATCAACTTAGTCACAGCTACTAACAGCTAGTACCATACAGACATCATACAGAGGGAGTTACTATAATATTCAGCATAAAATATAGAACAAGGAAAATCAAGGCTGCGGCCTATTCTGACCGAGTCCCATTTCAGAGGTACCTGCGGGTACCcgacccactgcaggactctagGTTGAATTTTGTAGCCCGTAACTATAGGACTGTGGTTACCGGCAGCTTTGTGCTTTAAAAGGGACTATACACTGAAACAATATCATTTAAATCATTATTCATATCCTAATAAGtaacctattaaataatctttccATGTGTAAATCAGTACATATTGCCTTTTTAGATCTTctgccttgagccaccattttgtgatgctctttgtgtcactcactgatctgctacaggaaataatgcaggttatAAATGTGGCAgcaagaagtgtgggagtaaaagacacagctctgcccattcattggctgatgtaacctagcatatatatatatgtgtttttggTTTGTCTCAGCTCAGTGCATCTTATGAGCCTGACCTAAATGCTAACCTATCATACTGGAAAATATGTTACGCCCTTATGGATCGTGGTGTACTTGTGGCCTGTACTCCTGTAGTTAATCTTACCTCACCACAGGTCATGTGATTTAATGACATCATCAGACAGTGACATCGGACAGGAAAAAACAATTGTTAGATCACATTTCAGAGAGAGTGGCTAGCAAGAGGTGACTAAAGGGGAGGAAGAGCTGAAAGTAAAAGCATTACCTGTATAGCATTGTTTCTGTATCTATCTGCCTGATTCATTCAACTAAATATGGAATCATTATACTGAGTACCATAACATAATCTGATGTTGTATCTCACCGTTTGCTTTTATAATATAGAAAACCCTCATCATAGTAATAATGGTCAAGTCAACCGCAAAGTAAAGAAACTGATTCCCACGTGGCCATGGCCTCCTACTCTAGAACACCACTCACCCCTTCCCCAGGGGGCAACACCAGGAAGGAAAATAAAGAACCAAACCAAACAAATGAAGAAATGAATAGCCCTGGAAGGGCAAAAACCCAAAGAGGGGAAAGCCAGGGAAAAACATGCAGTCAACAGTGCAGATCCAGAAAAAGCACAGCCAAGTCACTAGAAGACAGGAATCTGATGTCTGCGAATATCAGGCGCACACACCGAAGCTCTGTGTCGGACCAATTGATTTCCCATGAGCAGGTGAGCCAGAGCCTGACAATAACTGGCAATTCTGTGAGTCAGTTCATTGATTCATTGGTGCTTTTCTGTCCCTGTAGGTTAGCAGTGCTCTTCATGAGGATAGGACAAACACAGGGCATGAATACAAGATCCCCCTGCCTATCATGAAACCGTGGCTGATGGAGAATAATAAGCATGGGATGTACTATGATCTTGGACACTGCCTACGTGCTAATATATTTCCAGGTTTGCGTTAAATTAACATGCTTTTTGTCTATTCATTTTAAGTACCCATGAATCTTTTCTGTCATACCAACCACGTGATTAGTGTGCTATTTTATTCCTACTTTAGCCACACATGATTGATGCTGCCCTTTCATTTTTGCTACTGCATCGGCGTATTGGCATTACAGACATAAGGGGTCAtatatgaccacaagtgcagcaagcaaaagtgcaattttttgccatttttccctgcatttttacccagaattcttgAGGACTGAGCAGCGCCAtatacaactatatggaagtacaaTGCACAGCAGACTGTGGGGAAATTTGTGAAACTGAGCTTGTggtatacagggtcggactgggccaccgggaaaaatcccggtgggccccggcccagacctgacccttgccggcgctccccctgcccgaccattcctcccctgacgcgttaaatttacgcactctCGGGGGAGGAGGTCAGGTGGGGGACCCCGCtagggttagggggggccctgcaggaaggTGGGGGGTTAGGAGACACggcccctggtgggccctgcacccctcagtccgaccctggtggtaTAAATGATCCCTACTGTATTAAGCTGGTCCTGAGCCAATAACGAAAATGTTCTGCAAGGCACCCCACTACCCCTCAGCTCTGCCAAGCCAACAGATTTTGGTAGTCACTGGGGGTGGGCAAAAGCAAGTATTTGTGGGGGGCAGAAAAATCGCTTCCTTTCGTGTGAGTTACAAATTAACTGCAACTTACTGCAACTGCCAACATCCAGCCACTAATGGCACAACACTGTAATGAGAGTGTTCTTGCCTTTGATGCACCTACTGAGTAGGCAATGCAATTACAAAATAAAGTGCTGTGGAGCCTTATTTGGCTTTGTGTTTATACTACAGACTTTTAGCATCTGGTGCCGGACTGGCTGCTCAGCCAGGAAAACAAAAACCACCAGGTCCAAAGTTTCAGCTGAAGCAAATATTTCAGGTCAATGAATTCTGGGCAACATGGGCCATTCTGTGTGTACACACGAATCCCTGAGTTTGATCTGCCTTCCTTTATGTATAATTGGCAACAATACCCAAATAACAATCAAATGTGTATTATTGCCAGTTAAAGGCAGATCTCagctagtgttttttttattttttcgatTTTAACAAATACATTCAGTAGACTGAATTCACAGCATCAGGGACCTCCCCATTTCTCAAGCATATGAATAGCCTGCAAGTTCTTTTGTAGATGATGAATGCCCCAAATAGCAGACTGCAAGGTTTCCATGCAGTTGTCATCTGGCAAGCACTTGAGGGTGATTTCAAGCTACTTCAAATTGCTATTGAAATGTGTGTCATTGTCCTACAAGGACTCCGGGAAAGTGGAAGTTGTTCCCTAACTAAAAGCTCATGATTCAAAGCTATGATTTAGGCAGGGATATACTGAGACCATTTGTAGTAGAGTAACCATACCCTCGTCCTATCTTAGAAACCCCCAAACGTTATAATGGGCACATTCTAACATGAGGGGTTGATATCACATGGGGCCATGGTACAAGAAgcattaatgctttatttatagcAAAGTGAAAGAGCAAGGTTCAGTAGTGAATCATAGCAACAGAGTGGGCAGAATGACAAGCCATTCGCACCCTGTGATATGAGAGAATAGAGCAAAATAAGAAGTAAGTCATCGCTTAATGACATGGTTATATATATGAATGAAAAATTCCACTGCTATTTATAAGAATTCTTTTCCATTGAATTTCTTATGTAAAAAAATGCCAGCCATGTAGAGAGAATTCAGAGACTGTGCTGAGCACAAAGAGACAGGTTATACAACCATTCCATTCGGGCAGCTTTTTAGCCTTATTCCAATTCTGCTACATTGTATGGAGCACAATATGGCTTGGGCGCCAGTGTTCAATCATAATGAGATCGGCAGCGCAAAGTCTGTTGATGTTCCTGCAAGTTAATTGTTGCCGGTAATTACTTTTCAAGATAATCCATACCTTTTACCTTGCCTAGATCCTCTATAAATCCCTCTTATCTTGTATAATGCCAAGGCCAAGGCCTGGGTTTGCAGCAGCACAGAcaggtagtgatgggtgaatctgtcctttttcacttcgccaaaaagtttgcaaaatggcaacaatgcattgaagtcattggtcaacaatttttatttactacacaatattttttttacacctgggGAAAAATCTATCTCATCACTACAGACAGGTCATTGCTAAAGAGTCCCATGGCCTAATGTCCCTGGTTAAGGTGTAGTTTACCTTTAGctttacttttaatatgttatagaatgacctactTTTGTAAACTTTCtatttggtcttctttttttatactttttgaattgtAGCCTTCCTTCTCcgtttttttcagctttcaaatgggggtcactgaccccggcagccaaaaactattgctctgtgaggctacaattttattgttattgttactttgtattacttatctttctattgaggtcctcctctattcatattcctgtctctctttcaaaccactgccttgttgctaggttaaatttgaccctagaaaccagatagctgctgaaattccaaactgagatCTGCTaaacaaagaatgaaaaaaaaaaaatggagttcCATAAGGCAAATGAATCCCTCCAGCTACTGCTAGGAGCACATATAATCGCAGAAATATAACTACCATAGACTAATATATGAGTTGCTGCAACTAATCGTGCATCATTTGCAGTGTTGCGATTAGTCACTGCGACTTTTTAAACACTCACAGTGACTAattgctccgtgtgtctttgtTGTAAGGCAGACCTCTGTTTTATGATGACTCCCTTGAAATTCTGCCATTTACTTACAGGGAAGAATACGAGGTAAATTGTTTCTACCATTGGGCCAGAACAACGGCTGGTCCCATCCTACCCACAGAATATATTGTATAACTGGAGCATCAGTCCCTCTTACCATTAATAATGCCATTAAATAAAAGTTTATGTGTATTGCCATCACAAATTGTACAATCCATTATCTTATTCCATGAAATCACTAGCTTGTATCTGATCTAAGGCATTCTATAGACTCCTCATTGGATTATTGCTACCGATTTGCTTTCTAGTATCCTTTTTGTTCTGTAGGACATATACACCAGAggtgccctgtgccctgctctcaTTAGCCCATTCCTCTCTTTGTAGTACTGAAATGTCATGTGGCAAGAATCCTTTAATGAGCCTCCTTTAATGTCACCTAACTTTGTATTGTCCATCATATTATCCTATGTTCCAAGGAAAAACCTTTGCTGCGTCTCTTGCTGTTAATTCCAACTCCCAATTAGTTATGGCACTTTTCTTCTTGTTTCTCCAGTTCAGTGTATATGCTCAGTTGTCTCTCAGCTCAGTGTATATGCTCAGTTGTCTCTCGGCTCAGTGTATATGCTCAGTTGTCTCTCGGCTCAGTTTATATGCTCAGTTATCTCTCAGCTCAGTTTATATGCTCAGTTGTCTCTCAGCTCAGTGTATATGCTCAGTTGTCTCTCAGCTCAGTGTATATGCTCAGTTGTCTCTCGGCTCAGTGTATATGCTCAGTTGTCTCTCAGCTCAGTTTATATGCTCAGTTATCTCTCAGCTCAGTGTATATGCTCAGTTGTCTCTCGGCTCAGTGTATATGCTCAGTTGTCTCTCAGCTCAGTGTATATGCTCAGTTGTCTCTCGGCTCAGTGTATATGCTCAGTTGTCTCTCAGCTCAGTGTATATGCTCAGTTGTCTCTCGGCTCAGTTTATATGCTCAGTTGTCTCTCAGCTCAGTGTATATGCTCAGTTATCTCTCGGCTCAGTTTATATGCTCAGCTGTCTCTCGGCTCAGTGTATATGCTCAGTTGTCTCTCAGCTCAGTGTATATGCTCAGTTGTCTCTCAGCTCAGTGTATATGCTCAGTTATCTCTCGGCTCAGTTTATATGCTCAGCTGTCTCTCGGCTCAGTGTATATGCTCAGTTGTCTCTCAGCTCAGTGTATATGCTCAGTTGTCTCTCAGCTCAGTTTATATGCTCAGTTGTCTCTCCCCACAGGGATGCCCATAAGAGCTTGCAGTTTGGTAGAGGATTCTTACACTGCAGAAGTTAACAGAAGAGGAATAATGGATAGAAACACCAGACAGCACTGGCATGGAAGGAAGACTGATGATTTAGGTACAGCCTTTACCCCTTCAAAACAATATTGTGTATCTAGGGATAAGTTTATTATAGGTTCCATGAATGCTATGGTATTAGGACAACACGTGATTACAAAAAGATGTGtaaaaaggccaatatttataaACCAAATTTTAGAATATTTAAATGTACAATTTTTAAATTCTAACTCTATAATGTGCTGAATGGAAGGTGTAAAGGGCAGTTATGGGCAGTTATCAGTTTATCCACTGAATGAAATCAAATGCGTAGCTAGCATTACAGTCAAAAGGAGCTGGCAGGGGCCTTTTCTCCAACCAAAGTTGGGCAGGTTGTATGGGTCAGCTCTAATGGATAGCAGTCTCCCTTCAGAAGAGCA
Encoded proteins:
- the tex33 gene encoding testis-expressed protein 33 isoform X1, with protein sequence MASYSRTPLTPSPGGNTRKENKEPNQTNEEMNSPGRAKTQRGESQGKTCSQQCRSRKSTAKSLEDRNLMSANIRRTHRSSVSDQLISHEQVSSALHEDRTNTGHEYKIPLPIMKPWLMENNKHGMYYDLGHCLRANIFPGMPIRACSLVEDSYTAEVNRRGIMDRNTRQHWHGRKTDDLATWSQILMERFTTYKNLENLLKTTHKVSMQPRMYVKPSPPLQAPKPPPPPQQLKKSKKRLIDKSERKQIQSPAQAEFKKDEDFWAFYDTPIK
- the tex33 gene encoding testis-expressed protein 33 isoform X2, encoding MASYSRTPLTPSPGGNTRKENKEPNQTNEEMNSPGRAKTQRGESQGKTCSQQCRSRKSTAKSLEDRNLMSANIRRTHRSSVSDQLISHEQVSSALHEDRTNTGHEYKIPLPIMKPWLMENNKHGMYYDLGHCLRANIFPGMPIRACSLVEDSYTAEVNRRGIMDRNTRQHWHGRKTDDLGKWHERNFNYLNLKNALGQNVKDA